The nucleotide window TTACGTGCACAATGAAGTTAAACGCTGTTTTCATTTGAAGCAGAGAAGAATTTATCATCAAAGAAAAAGTTGATAAACTCAAATCAGTACTACGTTCTAGGGTTTTTCTTCTTCGTTTCACAAGAACGTTATTTAGCTCTCTGGTGGAGATCTACAATATTGGTTCTGAGACAAGCAGAATCAATAATTTCTATTTAGTTAATTTGTAATCATACTAAGTATGTTTTGCAGTTGTTGAAGTTTTTCATACCTTGAGGTGGATGATGAACAGAAATAAAATTCTGTCATTTCCGGATCAATACAAGGTTATCCATTACAaagttatttgttttatattgtcaTTTCGATAACCTTTCGTCTTtaagttatctttctttgtaaacaaacaaacaaatattctaTTTTGGAAATTGAAACCGCCTTTGTAGTCTTGAAATCAACACTCGACTTGTGCATGTTATAAATCGAAACCTCGAACCCGAGGCATTTCTGATGACAACACTCTTTAGTTTCTTGTGTTATGCATTCGTATATACTTTTCTGTACCTAGATAACTGCTGATTTTTCACTTCATAGACACATAAATATGAATGTATCGTACATTTGTACATAGCATTTAAAAGCCTTGAAAGCTATGCAAATACCTCTATGCATGTAATTTGCTAGTCATaattacaaaatatcatatttcaatACCGTTAGGCGTTCTTTGTttgaatgtaatttttttgcCAATTAACTTGTAAGAAACCGTCTCTGATTTCCGTCCCAGCGCCAGCCTCCTTGTACGATGCATGTCTGATGACAGGACACGTATTGATTGTGGTAGAAGCAACTCGCGGGTCCCCTCCAGAAGTACATTTAAATCGTAAGGTTCCGTAAAGGTCGTAAACAAAGTGAATTATAAGGTGTTCCACCATTCTCAAGAGTGACCCTTTATCCTCTTAATGTGGGCTAATTCGCAGAATTAGCAGGTATGTTTACGTGTAACAGAGGAAGAGTGTATATCAAATACTCAAAATCACTGTTAGAGATTAACGGCAGGTGCTATTTTTGACTCGAGATATGGAAAATACCTTTTGAAATGCGTATTAATGACGAACAGTTGAATCGGATCctaatttcatgtttttgttaATTGGAATTTATAAGCATGTGACGAGATTACAATGAATTTAGTAAAAACAAACAGATGGTAAGTTATATGTAAAAGttcatatttatatgtattataaAAACTCTAACAGATCAAAAGACTGCTTGATGTATTTTCTCTACAttatttgaaaacgttaaagcCAAACACAGCTATAATTAGAATATACACACCCAATGAAGATTCACGCCAATCTTGTCATAGCTGTTCCTATGAACTTAAAACTGATACGAGTTCAGGCTTTATGATTACAAACCGAGGACAGAATAAGATTATGTATGTATACCCCTAGGCTTGTGAAAACCACGCACAGACTGTATTAACATCTAGAATCGAATTTAGAATATAATCTCTGACTTTTATTGACTAAGTTATATCAATattctatcaaatgaatcagTTTGAAAGTTAGACTAAAACCTCCGTTTTGTGGTATACTTggcctacagctggtgacgtctcaatatgagtgaacaattcttgaCAGAATTCACAAAACGATGTTAATAGAATGAGGATGGAATCTGAACACTGATCTCAAAATTAAGCTCTTGTTTGTCTCACGGCTCTTAAAACTGACGCCCTCATTGCaagtacttgtacatgtactttaacaTCCCCCAAAACAGGAACACAATAGAACACAGCATTTGTTATATGCAGTCTGAGTAATGTATTTTTGCTAAGTAGAATGATGagattaattttaaaacaacatattGTATTATATCATCGCAGTCTGTAAAGTGAAACAAGATCCGCTGTATAGGGAAGGGAAATAACTACGCTTTTCCGGTTTCCCACGTGCATTGTTTCCGCCATTGATcttataaatattgtaaaagaaATAATTACAATTTGTGAACGGCTACAAACTGAAATAACATCAGTAATGACTGACCTATTTTCACAGGATTTAACCGGGTAATTGTATAAAGAAACTTTATAGAAATGAGACGCTGACACAATGTAAAGTTTCGTGATTCTGTGTTTTATGGCATAAGACACAAATTTACATACAGAAAAAACGAATGATTTAAAAATGTCGATGTTCTACATCGGATTACGTAGACGTATAAATAAAGAAATCTTAAACAATTATGAAATGGGGGGAAATTTATGGGCATAGAAATCAggtcatacatgtagatgtagtttCAAACCTATTAAAGGTAGCTGTATACGGCATTTCACGATGACAAAGCAATATTGACAAGTCACCCTCTTTTGAAAAGTTGAAATGAAAGGAAATTTGCTAATCTTGATCGACGATGAGTAACATTCTCGATGGAATTTGCGGGTAAGATTGGCGGGTGACTTCCGGTGGATAAATCCTCACCAAATAATTGCGCTTTTGATAACGAAGGCTTCAGAAACTGGATTTTCCGTTTCAATACTAATTGTTAAAAGCCTTGCTAGCCTGGTCGACAGCGTGGGTACTTTATTTCCTTTGTTGCTGGTGATGTGAGCTTGGGAGGGTTCTGTTATTCGCTATGTGTGGGTATGCCTCTTCCCGGAGTTCTCTATTTAGCATGCTTATCATGGAATAAGTGTCCTCAACAAAGTCTGTGTATATAAAGGGATCCTTATTGACCATATATTGTATGTAATCTTTGTATGctatacatacatttttttgttttcgtTCGTATTCAGGAAATTCGTTATACAAGacaataatatttacatttatttataatataataaaaGTAATTAGAGGTATTATGTCTTCCAGTAGAATTAAATAAGCTTAATGTTACTTGTGGTGCTCGGATGTATTTGTACTGTAACATTATAAACGGTTTATTTGCAGGCAGATTTCGTACAATTCTGATGAAATGGAAACACCCAGGCAAATTACAATGTCACAAATGCATCGGAAAAACCATCGGGTTCAGAAGGAGTTCGAAACTTGGAATAAAGATATTGCCAAACAAGTTGACCACTGGATGAAAGATAAACCAGTTCAGAGCGGATTTCTTGGTTCTCTGTCCACCCAACGAGCTCCGCTTGTTAGTAAATCTCAATCTGTGAAAAGGAAAAAACTGCAGAAAAAGCGGTTTAGAATGAAAGATAACGATGACGCGATGACGTCTCGAGATTCCGAATCGGAGTTTTCTCTGGATAGTGAAACTTTTCGAAGCAGACGATCGCGTGGTCGTCCGCCAGTATCCAAATCCTTGTCGTCCAGTAAGGACAACGCAAACGATACAACGTCAGTCTTTGGGAGCATACATAATGAAATTGAATTCAAGAAACGATATCGTCGAATGTTTGATCTTAACAAGCACCTACAGTTTGTGAATTCTGCAAATGGATTGATGGGAAAACAAATTTTAAGGAAGACGCACCGCCTCCCGCCTATGACTAAAGAACTTGCAAAATCACCCCAAAAACTGGAATGCTCCGAATTATTCGCAATCACCACTGTACAACAATCAAATGATCCAAGTGATTTTAAAACACCATCAACCCAAAATGTCTACCATAGCCTCGAATCCACGGACCTTACCGACAGCGGCTACGACCAAACACAGCTCAGCTCGAGGGAAGTGAACACGTCATCAAGAAAGGATTTATTGGATGACGATCGCCACAGCAACATGTCCTGGCGTCCA belongs to Ostrea edulis chromosome 7, xbOstEdul1.1, whole genome shotgun sequence and includes:
- the LOC125654931 gene encoding uncharacterized protein LOC125654931 isoform X1; translation: MISAAKMHGLVIMEACPSSELDGGGIATPSLSSAIGYAFVPSLHLMPEMEDPRSVTSLSIQSNPIIRSSPAIMGYSFVPPFHLIQEVDSKPNTSGNSEKSSAKKASSSLLMEKTFYKNISNTLPIKIRQISYNSDEMETPRQITMSQMHRKNHRVQKEFETWNKDIAKQVDHWMKDKPVQSGFLGSLSTQRAPLVSKSQSVKRKKLQKKRFRMKDNDDAMTSRDSESEFSLDSETFRSRRSRGRPPVSKSLSSSKDNANDTTSVFGSIHNEIEFKKRYRRMFDLNKHLQFVNSANGLMGKQILRKTHRLPPMTKELAKSPQKLECSELFAITTVQQSNDPSDFKTPSTQNVYHSLESTDLTDSGYDQTQLSSREVNTSSRKDLLDDDRHSNMSWRPNKTSKPEVFKFGKLPKISNNTIETNSSRDRLSTKDSVEMKSITTRLNDSLQKCASWVSETDSVNDEFSEVREMKVTINIKYKAEDRDKRKSKKSLVVMDDTSLNLTPFDKAKNMSKVNEQENFPGMLSE
- the LOC125654931 gene encoding uncharacterized protein LOC125654931 isoform X2, which produces MEACPSSELDGGGIATPSLSSAIGYAFVPSLHLMPEMEDPRSVTSLSIQSNPIIRSSPAIMGYSFVPPFHLIQEVDSKPNTSGNSEKSSAKKASSSLLMEKTFYKNISNTLPIKIRQISYNSDEMETPRQITMSQMHRKNHRVQKEFETWNKDIAKQVDHWMKDKPVQSGFLGSLSTQRAPLVSKSQSVKRKKLQKKRFRMKDNDDAMTSRDSESEFSLDSETFRSRRSRGRPPVSKSLSSSKDNANDTTSVFGSIHNEIEFKKRYRRMFDLNKHLQFVNSANGLMGKQILRKTHRLPPMTKELAKSPQKLECSELFAITTVQQSNDPSDFKTPSTQNVYHSLESTDLTDSGYDQTQLSSREVNTSSRKDLLDDDRHSNMSWRPNKTSKPEVFKFGKLPKISNNTIETNSSRDRLSTKDSVEMKSITTRLNDSLQKCASWVSETDSVNDEFSEVREMKVTINIKYKAEDRDKRKSKKSLVVMDDTSLNLTPFDKAKNMSKVNEQENFPGMLSE
- the LOC125654931 gene encoding uncharacterized protein LOC125654931 isoform X3, translated to MADIDLEEDFVWQYRIPDFDSLSLGQISYNSDEMETPRQITMSQMHRKNHRVQKEFETWNKDIAKQVDHWMKDKPVQSGFLGSLSTQRAPLVSKSQSVKRKKLQKKRFRMKDNDDAMTSRDSESEFSLDSETFRSRRSRGRPPVSKSLSSSKDNANDTTSVFGSIHNEIEFKKRYRRMFDLNKHLQFVNSANGLMGKQILRKTHRLPPMTKELAKSPQKLECSELFAITTVQQSNDPSDFKTPSTQNVYHSLESTDLTDSGYDQTQLSSREVNTSSRKDLLDDDRHSNMSWRPNKTSKPEVFKFGKLPKISNNTIETNSSRDRLSTKDSVEMKSITTRLNDSLQKCASWVSETDSVNDEFSEVREMKVTINIKYKAEDRDKRKSKKSLVVMDDTSLNLTPFDKAKNMSKVNEQENFPGMLSE